In Taeniopygia guttata chromosome 34, bTaeGut7.mat, whole genome shotgun sequence, a genomic segment contains:
- the NKPD1 gene encoding NTPase KAP family P-loop domain-containing protein 1: protein MSPGMSPGLSPGMSPEDSEEFEAWLGPGGCPRPCPHRVPTEGGTPEPREPTEDDVYCRCLSRTLCHTATPVTVGFYAPCGHRLESLLAKVTAFMREEMAQRELAELRRGGSRPRRPRGWGLLAALWLLTFYQPVVTEGHLRRKNLEFIFIRFSAWEFAGCDKLWAGLVTTLCHRVRRHFGALPLSVFHVLGSRPRFAAGAERREWVLKTGVCLRLWALLAALAGGVAVLLVALLVPGVKDHRVLKAVGGAVASLSGSSLLLGALSILKNFLVSEKKKIERLTNSDRFAGQLGFMSKIRAEVEVLVDYLAFMEVFERRRLRVVMEIIGLDLCYPEKVAGVFNAMATLLSDANAPFIFLLAVDPSVIVPCLEQTGCMKGLADNGYLYLNRAVTLPFSIPEMGARSRLRSVAAAIRTREDLMSLIIAGNAAKTRGVGVAAAVPASPGWKEADSEAVVWIHEAFRCLHDGSDILCRYLPENGANVRRIVNTIPITLRLLLHRAGGAAPLSPRAAAAWVVLADRWPCRLSWTLQCLEDTGQNIAVSPSSSSSSLERSLWSVFEEHAAELSALRQPLGKVLSLDADPGLFQAFLARDFPFGAREARRLLGVTVNLDHSIRQQMGLLRALARLGRAAPVNRGVQCTPCAR, encoded by the exons atgtccccagggatgtccccagggctgtcccctgggATGTCCCCGGAGGACTCGGAGGAGTTCGAGGCCTGGCTGGGCCCGGGGGGGTGTCCCCGACCGTGTCCCCACCGAGTCCCCACCGAGGGAGGGACCCCGGAGCCCCGAG aacCCACGGAGGATGACGTGTACTGCCGCTGCCTGTCGCGCACTCTGTGCCACACGGCCACTCCGGTCACCGTCGGGTTCTACGCGCCGTGCGGCCACCGCCTCGAGTCCCTGCTGGCCAAGGTCACCG CGTTCATGCGTGAGGAGATGGCCCAGCGCGAGCTGGCCGAGCTGCGCCGGGGCGGTTCCCGTCCTCGCCGGCCGCGGGGTTGGGGTCTGCTGGCGGCGCTGTGGCTGCTGACCTTCTACCAGCCCGTGGTGACCGAGGGCCACCTGCGGAGGAAGAACCTGGAGTTCATCTTCATCCGCTTCAGCGCCTGGGAGTTCGCCGGCTGCGACAAGCTCTGGGCGGGGCTGGTGACCACGCTGTGCCACCGCGTGCGCCGCCACTTCGGCGCGCTGCCGCTCAGCGTCTTCCACGTGTTGGGCTCGCGGCCGCGCTTCGCCGCCGGCGCCGAGCGCCGCGAGTGGGTGCTGAAAACCGGCGTCTGCCTGCGGCTCTGGGCGCTGCTGGCGGCGTTGGCCGGCGGCGTGGCCGTGCTGCTGGTGGCCCTCTTGGTGCCCGGCGTCAAGGATCACCGCGTGCTCAAGGCGGTGGGCGGCGCGGTGGCGTCGCTGTCGGGTTCTTCGCTGTTGTTGGGCGCGTTGTCCATCCTCAAGAACTTCCTGGTGAGCGAGAAGAAGAAGATCGAGCGCTTGACCAACAGCGACAGGTTTGCCGGGCAGTTGGGCTTCATGAGCAAGATCCGCGCCGAGGTGGAGGTGCTGGTGGATTATTTGGCTTTCATGGAGGTCTtcgagcggcggcggctgcgcgTGGTGATGGAGATCATCGGGTTGGACCTCTGCTACCCGGAGAAGGTGGCGGGGGTGTTCAACGCCATGGCCACGCTGCTGTCGGACGCCAACGCGCCCTTCATCTTCCTGCTGGCCGTGGACCCCAGCGTCATCGTGCCGTGCCTGGAGCAGACGGGCTGCATGAAGGGGCTGGCGGACAACGGGTACCTGTACCTCAACCGCGCCGTCACGCTGCCCTTCTCCATCCCCGAGATGGGCGCGCGCTCCCGCCTGCGCAGCGTGGCCGCCGCCATCCGCACGCGCGAGGACCTCATGTCGCTCATCATCGCCGGCAACGCCGCCAAAACTCGCGGTGTCGGTGTCGCCGCGGCGGTTCCGGCGTCGCCCGGTTGGAAGGAGGCGGATTCGGAGGCGGTGGTGTGGATCCACGAGGCGTTCCGCTGCCTCCACGACGGTTCCGACATCTTGTGCCGGTACCTGCCGGAGAACGGCGCCAACGTCCGGCGCATCGTCAACACCATCCCCATCAcgctgcggctgctgctgcaccGCGCCGGCGGCGCTGCGCCGCTCTCGCCCCGCGCCGCGGCCGCGTGGGTGGTGCTGGCTGACCGCTGGCCGTGCCGGCTCAGCTGGACGCTGCAGTGCCTGGAGGACACCGGGCAGAACATCGCGGtgtcaccatcatcatcatcatcatcgttGGAGAGATCCTTGTGGAGCGTCTTCGAGGAGCACGCGGCCGAGCTGAGCGCGCTGCGGCAGCCGCTGGGCAAAGTGCTGAGCCTGGACGCCGATCCCGGCCTCTTCCAGGCCTTCCTGGCGCGGGATTTCCCCTTCGGCGCCCGCGAGGCGCGGCGGCTGCTCGGCGTCACCGTCAACCTGGACCACTCCATCCGGCAGCAGATGGGGCTGCTGCGGGCGCTGGCGCGGCTCGGCCGGGCGGCGCCGGTGAACCGCGGGGTGCAGTGCACGCCCTGCGCCCGGTGA